Below is a genomic region from Raphanus sativus cultivar WK10039 chromosome 4, ASM80110v3, whole genome shotgun sequence.
gagttgtacttttaacaatatccagaaatccagatttataatgaattataatTCTGTAAAAAAATGCAGTGTTCgctattccaaaatcttaatctcAACACTGCAAGTAATATACACTACATCTCAACACTAGAAGTAATAGACACTACTCCTCTATTGCTAAATCATTCttctttataaagacttattaaTCGTCGAGTTGTACTTTTAACAATATCCAGAAATCCAGATTTATAAGGGATTATAATTCTGTAAGAAATACAGTGTTCgctattccaaaatcttaatctcAACACTGCAAGTAATAGACACTACATCTCAACACTAGAAGTAATATACACTACTCCTCTATTGCTAAATCGTTCTTATTTATAAAGACTTAATCTCAACTTGAACTCCAAATCAACCTTGTTTGCCTTTTGGATAAAAGCAAATGTTTACTAACGTTCGTTGTTTCAGATTTCGTTCAGAAATACACAAAATCGAAAGGAGATATACGCATACCAGCTGGGAAACTTGAACAGGAGAAGGATTCGACATCTGATCCACGGTGTGTGAGAGAGGGATGAGATGACGATTACATGAGAGAGAGAATCCGTGTGTTAGCTCGTCGGAGATCTCAACGGAACGATGACGATGACTTTCGATGACGACGACTACGATGTTtcgatgacgacgacgacgacgaggattttcgatgacgacgacgacgatgaCGACGACGGATTCGAAGAAGAGAAACGATGGTCTCGACAGAGAGAAGAAAGTATCGATAGAGAGATGTGATATGTTAGAGATAGGGTAGGgttaatttagtatttttcaCACTACTGAAAAatgtatttgtgaaaatgtccCTAAAGTGGTGGTAAACTTGAATTGTGGTACTACACAaagtgtagttatgaaatttccccCTAACTTATTAACTCACCCATAGTCGACCGAATAACACGCTGAGCCGAAAAACTTTTTGATTCAGTGTCCAGATTGAATTTCAAAACACTAGTTGTAACAaatctttttttcctttatcCATGTACAAAGAACCAGGGATTGCTAATTCGTTAATGGATGGTGACATTTGAATAGAACGAAAAAGATTGGATACTAAACTACGCATTCTACAATGATATTACCAAACCAAACCGGCCCACCGAATGTAACAAACGTTCATCACATTTCATATTGAGCTTATCGATTGACAGATATTAATACGTATATAATCACCATTCAGCTCCTTTAGTTTTCCTTTCTTAAAATTTCATCGCATTTCATATAAACTTATAATCACAATTCAGCCCCTtaagtttctctttctttcatCAAATGCCCGTTTCTTCTAATCCACTTCTCCTTCTTCAATCATAAGACAAACCTGCGATGTAAAGGAAGATAGAAATCGATAACTTTTTTTCTGAGAGAAACTCAGAAAAAAGGAGGTGACCCCTCGTTCTCTAATCGATTACCCAATCATTCGTTCACTCACCAGCTGAAttgaatctgaaaaaaaaaacagtgagtTGTGTGATTGATTGCGTCTTGTGGAAGAAGAGGGAAGTTAAGTAATGGCGAAAGCAGGAGGGATCACGAACGCGGTGAACGTAGGAATCGCTGTTCAAGCAGATTGGGAGAATCGTGAGTTCATCTCGCACATCTCTCTCAATGTCCGTCGTCTCTTCGAGTTCCTCGTCCAATTCGGTAaaactttctttctttctctgtgTTGAGTTTTTGACTCTGATTGCtaaatttagaaacttttttttaggGTTGGGAGATTGGTTTTGGTGTGATGGGTTTAGATGAAAAAGTTcgtaactttatttattttgaaatctaaTTTGTGTTGACGTTCATCTTCTTAGATCCAAGATCTTTGATCTTGTCAGCTCCAGTTCCATCTGGTTTTTAGAAGATGAAACTTTCTCTTGAGCTAAGCTTTCCGTTAATAGTAACTCTGAGTTGATgttgttgtgtgtgtgtttggtcAGAATCGACGACAAAGAGCAAATTGGCATCACTGAATGAGAAGTTGGATCTTCTGGAACGTCGCTTGGAGATGCTCGAGGTCCAAGTGAGTACCGCCACGGCTAATCCTTCTCTGTTTGCTACCTGAAACACACACAGTCAGAGTCTGAGCCTTTGGCATGTGAACCGTTGAATCATTCTTTCTTCCAAAACTATAATATGAATCCACACATGAACTTTGTATCTTTGTCTATCCCAGTGTTGATGTAACTTGTTAGATCTTTTGAATGCCAAATTATTTCACTATGTCAC
It encodes:
- the LOC108837970 gene encoding protein BRICK 1; the encoded protein is MAKAGGITNAVNVGIAVQADWENREFISHISLNVRRLFEFLVQFESTTKSKLASLNEKLDLLERRLEMLEVQVSTATANPSLFAT